The Delphinus delphis chromosome 13, mDelDel1.2, whole genome shotgun sequence DNA window AATGCCATTGTTATGCTACTTTTCACCCAGCCTCAACTTGTGAGATCaaagatactttttatttttagatgtacTTATACAACTACATGGTACTAAGTATTGGGGGGTGGGATGTAATTTAGTATATTTACTTCCTTCTCTTTACTAGTATTTATTTGGTGGAATTTCTTCAGTAGTTTTCACATGTCTGAACACATACCATGTGAAGTATGGGAGTAGACACCCATTACCCGTATGGTAGAGCTTGCTAACAGATAGACAcgtgtttttctgtgtgtctttttttacGTGGAATTGCCAATCCTTGATCATTTGTAATAATGACTTTTGATTCTTATAGGAGATagagtgctttatttttttattagatctttattggagtataattgcttcacaatactgtgttagtttctgttgcacaacaaagcgaatcagccatatggaGCGCTTTATTTTGATAAGAGGAGATTTAGCCAGTTTTGCACAGTGTGGATTTTTCTATCCATTTACTTGACAGCTAAGGAATATTTATTTGGTATCAAAGAGTTTAAGCAGTGTATATTAAGTATCTAATGATAGTTCCTGGTTAGGAATATAAAAAACGAATAAGACATGGTCTCTATTTTTTAGTACTACAATCTGGTTGGAGAGATAAGACATGAATAGAACACAAGCAGTTCTAAGTCACTGTGTGACATACTGTTAAAGAGGTACAGGTTGAGTATTTGGAGTCCAGAAAAGGGAGGGAACTCCTTTCTGGCTGGGTGATCAGAGAATATTTAAGGAGGaagtatattttttaaggaattccCTGAAAGGTGGATTAGGAAAGAAGAAGAGGACATTTATCAGGAGGAGGAAAATAGCATAAACAAGGCACAGCAGTAGAAAAACAAAAGGCTTCATAATTAAGATTGAAACtgaacttttcttctctttttttattgaagtacagctgatttacaatgctttaatttctgctgcacagcaaagtgattcagttatacatatatacattctttaatattttttttccattatggtttaccataggatattaaatattgttccctatgctatatagcaggatcttgttgtttatccattctatatataatggtttgcatctgctaatcccagccttccactccatccctcccacaactctctcctccttggcaaccacaagtctgttctctgtgttcatgagtctgtttctgtttcttagataggttcatttgtgtcatattttatattccacatataagtgatatcatatggtatttgtctttctctttatgacttactttacttagtatgataatctcaagttgcatccatgttgctgtaaatgacattattttgtgcttttttatgactgagtactattccatcgtatctgtgtaccacatcttctttatccattcatctgttgatggacacttaggttgcttccatgtcttggctattgtgaatagtgctgctatgaacataggggtgcatgtgtctttttgaattagagttttgtctggatatgtgcccaggagtgggattgctgggtcgtatggtagttctatttttagtttcttgaggaccctccatactgttctccacagtggctgcaccaacttacactcccaccaacagtgcaggagggtttcctttttctccacaccctctccagcatttttatttgtagactttttagtgtTGGCCGTtgtgacagatgtgaggtggtacctcaatgtagttttgatttgcacttctctaataattagaaatCTGAATTAACATTTTATACCATTCCTAGAAAGTCAGCTGGGCCTGACCGTCTATGTCGAGCTTTAAATAGATTTACATGCTTGGGTTTGGGAGGCGGTGGGGGTGACGCTCCAGACAGACCAGATACAAGCCATTTTGGATACCGATCCATTGATCTCGTTTATCGAGAATTTGCTGATGTTCGGTTATTATTGTAAACGTTACTTCCTTTGCAACGTCCCTGTTGTTGCGGCAAAACATGtttgttttgtctggttttcaCAGCCTTTGGTTTTATGGATATTGGTAGTTACGTTTTCTTAATATCTGTGTGAACTGATGCCCAGTTTTTTGGTGGACAAAATTGGGTTCATTGCTAGTGAGCCAGAAAATTATCACTTAACACAGGGAGGCTTTTATTAGTCTTCAGGTCACCAATTTCTACCTGTTAAGACAAATAAATGCAGTTTCTACTACTATGATGAATTGTACTTATCTAGTTGTTAGGAGTGTTCCCTGCAGGTGAAAGTGTTGAAGCTGCAAGTACCCCTCTCGGGGCGCTCTTGGCTGTGCAGGGTACTGGCAACGCGAAGGTGGATGGGCCCTGTTCTCGCTGAACTAACTCATGGCTATAGAAGGACGTTTCTAGGCTTTTCCTAGATAACTCATCACAGATGATGGGACtgctttaattcatttttacagatgtttgaatatttaaaaatacgtTATAGCTTGTTGTAGAATCGATGAGGCTTATTATGGATGTGGGGCCTTCTCTGTTGAGTGCTGGCCGTTTGCAGGACACAGGCTGGTAGCCTGGTAGCTGGAGAGGCCGGGGACGGTGTGGATCAGTGTGAAGAGGATGAGTGGCTCTGTTAGAGCTGTGTTAGGAAGTAAGGAACACGAACCGTAATTAGGGTAAAATCAAAGTAAGGTGCAGAAAGGAAAGAGGTAGAGTCGGGGTTGCTCTTTAAGCATTATCAAATATTTGTCCAGTGCTGATCAGGTAGTAGGCAGTGATGCATTGTGCTgtgtgaaatggaaaaaatatgtctTAATGGAGCTTACCTTCTTATAAACATACTCAGGCATCCTTGTTCAGAAGCTAAAGGATTGAAAGTGACTAAAGTAAAACTTTTTGTggagatattttttaatgtagccttctaacattttttattttttgcatttttttagaaAATGGCTCCAAAGGGTAAATGAAGCGGGAAAAATACATAGATGCAGCATTGCGTGCAGCCTCTCCAGATGTTCGAGGATAATATTCCAGAGAGAAGTTGATTCCCTTGGATTAGGTAACTAGTCAGAATGAAGAAGATTAGTCTTAAAACCTTCCGGAAATCTTTCAACTTGAATAAAAGTAAAGAAGAAGCGGATTTTATGGTTGTACAACAACCGTCACTAGCCAGTGACTTTGGAAAAGAGGATTCCTTATTTGGTAGCTGCTATGGGAAAGATATAGCCAGCTGTGATCTCAACAGTGAAGATGAAAAAGGCGGAAAGAGTAGATCAAAAAGTGAAAGCCTAATGGGTACGTTGAAAAGACGGCTGTCTGCGAAACAGAAGCCGAAGGGCAAGGGCGGCGCGCCCTCCGGGGGCTCCGCGGACGAGGacaccttctcctcctcctcggCCCCCATCGTCTTCAAGGACGTGAGGGCGCAGAGGCCCATGAGGTCCACCTCGCTGCGCAGCCACCACTACAGCCCCACGCCGTGGCCCCTGCGCCCCACCGCGTCGGAGGAGACGTGCATCAAGATGGAGGTGAGGGTCAAGGCCCTGGTCCACTCGCCTGGCCCGGGCCCGGCCCTGAACGGCGTGCGCAAGGACTTCCACGACCTCCAGGCCGACACCGCGTGCCAAGAACAGACGAACTCGCTCAAGAGTTCTGAGTCTCAGGATGGGGACCTGCATCTCCACCTGGAAGAACATGTGCCTGTCGTTATCGGACTCGTGCCTCAGGACTACATTCAGTACACTGTGCCTTTGGAGGAGGGGATGTACCCTCTGGAAGGACCGCGCGGCTATTGTCTGGACGGCTCCTCCCCCATGGAAGTCTCCGCGGTCCCTCCTCCAGTGGGAGGGGGCTCCTTCCCCGAAGACGAGAATCAGGTAGACCCGGACCTCGTGGTGGCCCCAGAGATCTTCGTGGACCAGTCGGTGAACGGCTTGCTGATCGGCACCACGGGAGTCGTGCTGCAGAGCCCGAGGGCGAGTCCCGACGACGCCCCGCCACTCTCACCGTTGCTACCTCCCCTGCAGACGAATCAGATCCAAAGGAACTTCGGCGGGCTCGCCGGCTCCGATGCCCACGTGGCCGAAAGTATGCGCTGTCACTTGAATTTCGATCCTAACTCTGCCCCCGGGGTTGCCAGAGTTTATGACTCAGTGCAGAGTAGTGGTCCCATGGTCGTGACAAGCCTTACGGAGGAGCTGAAGAAACTTGCGAAACAGGGATGGTACTGGGGCCCCATCACTCGCTGGGAGGCAGAAGGGAAGCTGGCCAACGTGCCGGATGGCTCTTTCCTCGTTCGGGACAGTTCTGACGACCGCTACCTTTTAAGCTTGAGCTTCCGCTCGCACGGCAAGACCCTTCACACTAGAATCGAACATTCAAATGGTAGGTTTAGCTTTTATGAACAGCCGGACGTGGAAGGACACACGTCTATCGTGGACCTGATCGAGCACTCAGTCAGGGACTCCGAGAACGGGGCCTTCTGTTACTCCCGGTCTCGCCTGCCGGGCTCGGCCACCTACCCCGTCAGGCTGACCAACCCCGTGTCGCGCTTCATGCAGGTGCGCTCCCTGCAGTACCTGTGCCGGTTCGTCATCCGTCAGTACACCAGAATAGACCTGATTCAGAAGCTGCCTCTGCCAAACAAAATGAAGGACTATCTACAGGAGAAGCACTACTGAGAGGCTCTGAGAACCCTGCGTCTTGCActtggggaggaaggaaaagagattgGAATACAGTTTACAGACTTTCCATTGCTATCAAAATCTTTTGCTGCCATACTGTTTCAGTTTTATGTGTAAAAGAGTAACCAGTTCGTTTAGGGGTGGGCAAGTGTCGGCAAGGTGTCTTGGGTTTactttggttctttaaaaagggAAGTCTTGAGCTTTTAGAAGAGTGAACTATCTTCCATCAGTGTGCAGAATAATCACAATGTGAATTAATCAGATTCTCCTtacccaccccgcccccagtccTTTGCTGCTATCCACTGTGATTTTTATGCATTAAAAGCACATTTCATGTGTATTCAATCCTAAGTAAAGTTAAATGAAACTTATAGAATGAACATTGTTATGTCTCTTTCAATGGCCCGTTTTCAAAGATAGTGCTGAGTAAACATAGCCGTGTGATAAGTCACAGAGGTCACACCTAcactgaaaatgatttttaatttcatacttCAGAAGGATTTATTTAGAATTATGAACTGACATAATCTTGGGTAATGGAACAGAGATCTACATATCTTTTACAACATTCagttctaaattattttaaggtTGTGCTGTTATGTTGGTTGTGAGAAGTTGGACTTTTCTGTTGCCTTCATTTTCATCTTGTGGTTTGTCTGTTTTAATAAATGGCCTTACAGAATTGTAAAGAAATGTATACCACCAATTTAGAAATTGTTGCCTTTTCTGTCATTAAACTCTGGTACAAATTGGCGTAACATATAAAGACCTAATGGAACTAGAACTATTAAAGAAATACTAGATGATCATAGTTTCCGGTGTTAAGCAGTTTTATTGTTATCTATACTTTCCTTTGGTAAAATGTTTTATCTGTGATTTCTTTAGCTTAGTCAACATTTTCTTGGGTGAACTTGATGTAGAAATGATTTTCATAAATGGACTAGATCCTCTTGCAACATAAagtttatataaagttttaaattgatttgaatagaaagaaaacacttttaaagttgggtttatatttttcttttatgcagTCACTATTGAGATGTGCTAGATTTGAcccttccttcccccccaccaaaaaaacaaaaacaaaaaaccaaaaaaacccagtgACTTGAGTTGACAAACTGTGGAGATTGTGGAGCACCATGTAAGAACAATATTAAAACCCAATCAGGTGTATGGAAGTGTTTGCCTACCGTATATACTGACCTTTAAAAAtaggttttctatttgtttctttttaagtccTTAGTAAATTGACATCATTAGTCTTTTCATCTCTTCTGAGTCAGTCCTTTGGGCGGGGGTGGAGTATGTTACCtccaatactttttattttgaaatgcagtGTTTATTTACTGCATGATTCTTTAGTGTTTCGGAATTGCTCCATCCAGAAGATGTTTCTAGCTACATAACTTTAAAGGAAATGTTTCCCTCTCAGACGAAGCATGTAATTGAAGATATTTCTTCCTTTGTCCCTCGGTTTTCCTATCTCTTACCCCCatttaaaaacaagagtaaaggTCTCAGATCAAATGTAATAGCGTTGTCATTCAAATGGGGATAAACAGtatccccatttttttctctctttgttttttagagtcaACTGAGAATTACCAAGAAAAGGCACAATGCCATAGTATCTGTTATGATATTTTGACTTAAAGGGGAAAAGGTACTTAATTTTGGTGGAATGTTTGATTGTACCTTGTGACAAAGactcctctttcattttctgaTATGTTTTCACCTAATAAGATGGAATATGGAGTATActgtaataatataatttaagTGTTCATTGTAAGCTATTTGGATTAAGAACTATTACAGAGTTGTAAACTTATCCAATTAATGCAAgacat harbors:
- the SOCS6 gene encoding suppressor of cytokine signaling 6 translates to MKKISLKTFRKSFNLNKSKEEADFMVVQQPSLASDFGKEDSLFGSCYGKDIASCDLNSEDEKGGKSRSKSESLMGTLKRRLSAKQKPKGKGGAPSGGSADEDTFSSSSAPIVFKDVRAQRPMRSTSLRSHHYSPTPWPLRPTASEETCIKMEVRVKALVHSPGPGPALNGVRKDFHDLQADTACQEQTNSLKSSESQDGDLHLHLEEHVPVVIGLVPQDYIQYTVPLEEGMYPLEGPRGYCLDGSSPMEVSAVPPPVGGGSFPEDENQVDPDLVVAPEIFVDQSVNGLLIGTTGVVLQSPRASPDDAPPLSPLLPPLQTNQIQRNFGGLAGSDAHVAESMRCHLNFDPNSAPGVARVYDSVQSSGPMVVTSLTEELKKLAKQGWYWGPITRWEAEGKLANVPDGSFLVRDSSDDRYLLSLSFRSHGKTLHTRIEHSNGRFSFYEQPDVEGHTSIVDLIEHSVRDSENGAFCYSRSRLPGSATYPVRLTNPVSRFMQVRSLQYLCRFVIRQYTRIDLIQKLPLPNKMKDYLQEKHY